From Rutidosis leptorrhynchoides isolate AG116_Rl617_1_P2 chromosome 3, CSIRO_AGI_Rlap_v1, whole genome shotgun sequence, a single genomic window includes:
- the LOC139901509 gene encoding uncharacterized protein has protein sequence MESELPAELIHRIQSLLSKKEAAATCILSKSWLHAWNTTPHLKFHNTKLKIENTLERYQRLNLPIQSLDIRMDIFSYDTAPLTRWIQQVTSKSCLKELSLCLNPYINSFSVPKEIFSCENLTMINVINEAYSISSIYSSTITITRPLWICKNNMIKCVSLCVLKLIKVNISEELFNNLLSTCTLLEKIQLCHCIGLKTVNVNDLSRLIELKIHLNEEDCVKVKDLPCLTELEISPSCDFVFEIDNVPSLSIFRYRVNKPLLPLSHMDQVAARVTHLQIHGLLIWNNEFTDMIKSKFPFLADLDVGVRYWGKYKDLVITNATLKRLTLKLDDYSRNDVQVDAPNLLYFSYESAKIRTLLFPVVAPKQIDLKINLIKPMDLSFFLKLREVLNLSSTFDIYIRGTSNDTLLTWDDTSVKNMRTRFLNPATNVKQLHIETNEHVWKHTLYYDLFFPVCHPSGLMVELVVVKANSDNRLFSDLMVRGILKNKKKRDLKNVQMRSSGNERWEDVTLRSWKTFIDPSQPSSVDFKLEWFTQ, from the coding sequence ATGGAATCCGAGTTACCTGCCGAGTTGATTCACCGAATACAATCTTTATTGTCCAAGAAAGAAGCTGCTGCTACTTGCATCTTGTCCAAGTCATGGCTACATGCTTGGAATACAACCCCACACCTCAAGTTTCACAATACCAAGCTTAAAATTGAAAATACTCTTGAAAGGTATCAACGTCTCAACTTACCAATACAATCTTTAGATATCCGAATGGATATTTTTTCCTATGATACAGCTCCCCTAACACGTTGGATTCAACAAGTAACTTCTAAAAGTTGCCTTAAGGAGCTTTCCCTTTGTTTGAATCCTTATATTAATTCTTTCAGTGTGCCGAAAGAGATATTCTCATGTGAAAATCTCACTATGATCAATGTAATAAATGAAGCTTAttctattagtagtatatatagctccaccatcaccatcaccagacCCCTTTGGATCTGCAAAAACAACATGATCAAGTGTGTGTCCCTATGTGTACTCAAGTTGATAAAAGTGAATATAAGTGAAGAGTTATTTAACAACTTATTGTCTACTTGTACATTGCTTGAGAAGATTCAACTCTGTCATTGCATAGGCTTGAAGACCGTTAACGTTAACGATCTTTCTCGTCTTATCGAATTGAAGATACATTTGAATGAAGAAGATTGTGTTAAGGTTAAAGATCTTCCTTGTCTTACAGAATTGGAGATAAGCCCGTCGTGTGATTTTGTTTTCGAAATTGATAATGTCCCAAGTCTTAGTATTTTTCGTTACCGGGTTAATAAGCCTCTACTACCTTTGAGCCACATGGATCAAGTAGCAGCAAGAGTGACACATCTTCAGATACATGGATTACTTATTTGGAATAATGAATTTACCGATATGATCAAGTCGAAATTTCCTTTCCTCGCTGATTTGGACGTTGGAGTTAGGTATTGGGGGAAGTATAAGGACTTGGTTATCACTAATGCTACTCTCAAGAGGCTAACCCTAAAGTTGGATGATTACAGCCGTAATGACGTACAAGTTGATGCTCCGAACTTACTTTACTTTTCTTATGAGAGTGCTAAGATACGAACTCTCTTGTTTCCAGTCGTTGCTCCAAAGCAAATTGATCTTAAAATCAACTTGATCAAACCAATGGATCTCTCATTTTTTCTCAAATTGAGGGAAGTACTCAATTTATCAAGCACGTTTGACATATATATACGCGGAACTAGTAATGATACATTACTGACATGGGACGACACAAGTGTTAAGAATATGAGAACAAGGTTCTTGAATCCGGCAACAAACGTGAAACAACTTCATATTGAAACTAATGAACACGTGTGGAAACACACACTATATTATGATTTGTTTTTTCCTGTTTGCCATCCGAGTGGCTTAATGGTTGAACTAGTGGTAGTGAAAGCCAACAGCGATAACAGGCTCTTCTCTGATCTAATGGTAAGGGGCATTCTCAAAAATAAGAAAAAGAGGGATCTCAAAAATGTTCAAATGCGAAGTTCTGGTAATGAAAGATGGGAAGATGTTACATTACGATCTTGGAAAACTTTTATTGACCCAAGTCAGCCTTCTTCCGTTGACTTCAAACTCGAATGGTTTACTCAATAG